A single genomic interval of Armigeres subalbatus isolate Guangzhou_Male chromosome 1, GZ_Asu_2, whole genome shotgun sequence harbors:
- the LOC134222808 gene encoding papilin isoform X1, translating into MKYLQVIVFIVVYHISLSQSRRFGFRRHKRQYGSNLYLPESYIIPGGDDSPDDQWGPWSSPSECSRSCGGGVTHQTRECLNTSPDGQPLCRGGSRKYFSCNIQDCPEGEPDYRKQQCSEFNSVPFENHRYQWVPYTKAPNPCELNCMPIGERFYYRHKAKVTDGTRCNDESFDVCVDGTCQAVGCDMMLGSNAKEDKCRTCQGDGSGCKTVTGLLDANNLQVGYNDLLLVPSGATNIVINERGPSNNYLAIRNLTGFYHLNGNYRIDFPRAIHFAGSDWHYERRPQGFAAPDKLTCLGPTNEAVYLVLLSQDRNVGVNYEYSVPSQSAPVDEPDTYSWTYTQYEPCSVSCGGGVQHRNVTCNSRTTLKPVKEGLCDASARPAESQKCAQESCPPQWVEGSWGNCSLPCGSEGKQTRDVHCEQVSPEGVPEKVEDSTCLERVGNKPATEQECNRGTICPEWYVGKWTPCNKLCGEGEQTRKVTCYRKENGRITVLDDSECVTEKPEEKQMCMLRPCEGVDYIASSWSGCEECGSTVETRTVYCASKSGTVYDNKFCANREMPELKRECKATPCEYQWFTSQWNKCSAVCGKGVQTRTVVCGMFDGQSLKRADDDYKCDASLRPENERECDGPAECPGQWFTGPWSDCTKACGGGFMSRKVLCIANGTVVAETNCKVDTIELSTESCNSHDCTDDEIIPVDVTSKPLEEDDYDDEEWCDDEDDEATESPDGVLMVTDDSTLVDGIDLESVQVTTESSLETDEMMLSDATGFETGATDADTSTDVSTIEGSGFDIDVRLGETESLVTGEGSGDEDEVSATTEAADASLASEATATSDSASAGSTLESLSSVKDASSASTESSSTDVSGTSAGVTESSASTEISSEASSSGSSTEGVSSGTSADTTTESSSSSSPSDTTSESSSTSSSSDTTDLSSTTESSSSTDSSDASSDASTTESSSGTTVDSSAASSESSSEGTTSGSTTELSSDSSTDDDIVEDFSTESSTLNAESSTDSSDSTDSSDVTEATEDSSSTVQGSTTESSDATTVAEETQSTGPTESTVTEETLSTQESSSTEAASTVSSVSDASESSEASTESSTDVSDSSTDSSVDLEISTFDIWNRAGEDDESSTPYTLSSIISKEQKPRKCKPRPHTPLCAKSKFGCCPDGKTKAEGPFDEGCPLPETCKETKHGCCPDGVSPAKGPKNRGCPKSECEETLFGCCPDKVTPSEGNDFEGCPVETTTVAGCVLSKHGCCADGATEAKGPNYKGCPGVKEPEEDKPVDQVTDEPVEVGCAGSTHGCCSDNVTEATGPNGEGCETCAKEPFGCCPDGKTPAHGWNREGCCLETPYGCCPDNINPARGPGLEGCGCEYSPYGCCPDNTTSARGHDNRGCGCQYAEFGCCPDKETEATGPEFAGCPCHAFQFGCCPDGLTAAKGPHNHGCHCSYSEFKCCSDGQTAAQGPNFEGCTCATSKYGCCPDGVNEAQGTKFEGCEVVPESPQKACVLKKDMGTCHNYTVKYFFDVEYGGCGRFWYGGCDGNKNRFDTAEDCKDVCEMPEGKDRCQLPKIPGPCTGYYPMWYYDTDRNTCAQFTYGGCLGNANRFETLEECKGTCVVDDSVPPCDQPQEAGPCNGQFERWYYEKASDSCEPFLFGGCKGNKNNYPTESSCTYHCKKPGVHKPSCTLPMEAGSCDGKLARWHFARDDNKCMPFYFTGCGGNHNQFVSLDECEEQCPPKVEKDICFLPAEIGECQNYTAHWYFDTKESRCRQFYYGGCGGNGNNFADEQACVSRCVHGGEKPAEPVQPEQPPHREEFDSRLCFLEVDSGDRSCQQHERRYHYDRSMGTCMDFTYTGCGGNENNFVSYEECDESCGRVEDACTLRPVYGRCAENETRWYYDQRSQRCHTFSYSGCQGNANNFNTEQDCERQCRAEPAPAPEQEREPERVPEQPAQPTGSVCDEPYDYGTGDSPIILYVFNKERSSCEQNYYSGEGGNGNRFDSQEQCERQCGEYRGVDVCQDAKDAGPCEETIPRFYYDTRTRTCHPFNYSGCEGNGNRFATAQECESTCVDKHVENEVDPCESYNEECRQIHCPYGIARSYDPSNDCERCSCEEPCAAVRCPAGTECAVDLQSDYRDGATFVAICRPTSKDGECPQLANATVCQDACRTDADCRSDNKCCQAGCATVCVPPAEQPPVDSRPSYPTGDPAPPVLDTVPEEELDIKSEEGGIAILRCYATGFPPPSIRWKKGEVVLNTNQGRFVLTSSGDLQIVQLHRTDSGTYVCIADNGVGDPVFREVKLQVNDPVPRDAYIVGEHNATQVVELNEPAMLRCPAGGYPKPIVTWWRETFMMPIKLINRDYSLEFTRVRLSDLGPYVCQAYSGAGKGISRTVTLKAYGPVQISDPVDEKYLRYIVHARPTHAPTYRPRPLPPQYPRPTPPIVHTPPPPPVYVPEPVAVTARQELPYGTQFAPNSNITIGCKVDGYPRPTVNWYKDGRIVEPTNRIHIDDDHTLNVFGALPTDSGAYKCLARNEHSEAFEENNIRVEGVFIPTGCTDNPFLAKCALIVQARFCNHKYYARFCCKSCTLAGQLRH; encoded by the exons GACTGTCCGGAAGGTGAACCGGACTATCGGAAGCAGCAATGTTCCGAGTTCAATAGTGTGCCTTTTGAGAACCACCGGTACCAGTGGGTCCCATACACAAAGGCTCCGAATCCTTGTGAGCTGAACTGCATGCCCATTGGAGAGCGGTTCTATTACCGTCACAAGGCGAAGGTCACCGACGGAACGCGCTGTAATGACGAATCCTTCGATGTCTGCGTTGATGGAACATGTCAAGCGGTAGGATGCGATATGATGCTCGGATCGAATGCGAAGGAGGACAAATGTCGAACCTGTCAGGGAGACGGAAGCGGTTGCAAAACGGTGACCGGACTTTTGGACGCCAATAACCTGCAGGTGGGCTACAACGATCTTCTGTTGGTTCCGTCAGGGGCAACCAATATCGTAATCAACGAACGGGGTCCGTCCAACAACTATTTAGCTATTCGAAACCTTACCGGTTTCTATCACCTCAATGGCAACTACCGAATCGATTTTCCCCGAGCGATCCATTTCGCTGGAAGCGATTGGCATTACGAGCGTAGACCACAGGGCTTCGCTGCTCCCGACAAGCTAACGTGCTTGGGACCTACCAATGAAGCCGTGTATTTGGTGTTGCTCTCCCAGGACCGCAACGTTGGTGTCAACTATGAATACAGTGTACCCTCGCAGTCCGCCCCAGTGGACGAGCCGGATACGTACTCTTGGACCTACACGCAATACGAACCGTGCTCGGTAAGCTGCGGAGGTGGAGTCCAGCACCGAAACGTGACTTGCAACAGCCGAACGACTTTGAAGCCGGTCAAGGAAGGATTGTGCGACGCATCCGCTCGACCTGCCGAATCGCAGAAGTGCGCACAGGAATCCTGCCCACCACAGTGGGTGGAAGGGTCGTGGGGTAACTGCTCCTTGCCTTGCGGAAGCGAAGGCAAGCAGACTCGGGATGTGCACTGCGAGCAGGTTTCACCAGAAGG GGTGCCCGAAAAGGTTGAAGATTCTACTTGTCTGGAGCGCGTGGGTAACAAGCCAGCTACAGAGCAGGAATGCAATCGTGGAACGATTTGTCCTGAGTGGTACGTCGGAAAGTGGACTCCG TGTAACAAACTTTGTGGTGAGGGTGAACAAACGCGGAAAGTTACCTGCTATCGAAAGGAGAACGGACGCATTACGGTACTGGATGACTCGGAATGTGTTACAGAGAAGCCGGAGGAAAAGCAGATGTGTATGCTGCGGCCTTGTGAGGGCGTTGACTACATCGCTTCGTCATGGAGTGGG TGTGAAGAGTGCGGATCCACGGTGGAAACTCGAACGGTATACTGCGCATCCAAGTCGGGAACTGTCTACGATAACAAGTTCTGTGCGAACCGTGAAATGCCGGAGCTGAAACGCGAATGCAAAGCAACCCCATGCGAGTACCAGTGGTTTACGTCCCAGTGGAATAAGTGTTCGGCGGTTTGCGGTAAGGGGGTACAAACTCGTACCGTAGTGTGTGGAATGTTTGACGGGCAATCGTTGAAGCGGGCGGATGATGACTACAAGTGCGACGCCTCGTTGCGACCGGAAAATGAAAGGGAATGCGACGGACCGGCAGAGTGTCCTGGACAGTGGTTCACTGGACCATGGTCCGATTGCACTAAGGCATGTGGAGGAGGATTTATGTCAAGGAAAGTGCTGTGCATAGCGAATGGAACTGTAGTCGCCGAGACGAACTGCAAGGTGGATACCATTGAGTTGAGCACAGAATCCTGTAACAGCCATGACTGCACAGATGATGAGATCATTCCGGTGGATGTGACAAGTAAGCCATTGGAGGAAGATGATTACGATGACGAAGAATGGTGTGACGATGAGGACGATGAAGCCACTGAATCCCCCGACGGTGTTCTTATGGTAACTGATGACAGTACGCTCGTGGATGGAATTGATCTTGAATCGGTACAAGTAACAACAGAATCTTCACTGGAGACGGATGAAATGATGTTGAGTGATGCAACTGGATTTGAAACGGGTGCAACTGATGCAGATACCTCTACGGACGTGTCCACTATTGAGGGATCAGGTTTTGACATTGATGTGCGTCTAGGTGAAACCGAATCTCTTGTGACGGGTGAGGGATCAGGCGATGAAGACGAAGTGAGTGCTACTACTGAAGCAGCAGATGCTTCACTCGCATCAGAAGCAACCGCTACATCAGATAGTGCTTCAGCTGGGTCAACCTTGGAATCACTTTCATCTGTTAAAGATGCATCATCTGCAAGTACGGAGTCTTCAAGCACGGATGTTTCAGGCACTTCTGCTGGTGTTACTGAATCATCGGCTTCTACTGAAATTAGTTCCGAAGCCAGTAGTTCGGGATCATCTACTGAGGGTGTTTCGTCAGGTACTTCAGCAGATACAACAACCGAGAGTTCATCCTCGAGCAGCCCATCGGATACAACCTCCGAGAGTTCAAGTACGTCTAGCTCATCTGATACTACAGACCTTAGCTCCACAACTGAATCGTCTTCATCAACCGATTCTTCCGACGCTTCCTCAGATGCATCAACTACTGAATCATCATCCGGCACTACAGTTGATTCAAGTGCTGCTTCATCGGAAAGCTCGTCTGAGGGTACAACCAGCGGTTCGACGACTGAATTGTCGAGTGACTCGTCAACAGATGACGATATTGTTGAAGACTTCTCTACAGAAAGTTCCACTCTTAATGCAGAAAGCAGTACAGATTCTTCCGATAGTACCGACTCGTCTGACGTCACTGAAGCAACTGAAGACTCTAGTTCTACTGTGCAAGGCTCAACAACTGAATCATCCGATGCAACTACGGTTGCAGAAGAAACCCAATCTACTGGACCAACCGAATCGACCGTTACCGAGGAAACATTGTCCACGCAAGAATCATCCAGCACTGAAGCTGCATCGACAGTATCTTCCGTCAGTGATGCATCAGAATCAAGCGAAGCGTCCACCGAAAGTTCTACAGATGTTAGCGATTCATCTACCGATTCAAGCGTCGATCTGGAAATTAGCACATTTGACATTTGGAATCGGGCAGGCGAAGATGACGAAAGCAGCACACCTTACACACTCAGCTCGATCATATCGAAGGAACAGAAACCGCGAAAATGCAAACCAAGGCCACACACCCCGCTGTGCGCCAAATCCAAGTTTGGATGCTGTCCGGACGGAAAAACTAAGGCGGAAGGACCATTCGATGAGGGATGTCCACTGCCAGAAACATGTAAGGAAACTAAACACGGCTGCTGCCCGGATGGCGTGTCTCCGGCTAAGGGTCCAAAGAACAGGGGTTGTCCGAAATCGGAATGTGAAGAGACTCTGTTTGGTTGCTGCCCAGATAAAGTCACCCCGTCTGAAGGCAACGACTTCGAGGGTTGTCCAGTGGAGACGACTACGGTGGCTGGCTGCGTGCTCAGCAAACACGGTTGTTGCGCAGATGGCGCTACCGAAGCCAAGGGACCCAACTACAAAGGCTGCCCAGGAGTTAAGGAACCAGAGGAAGATAAACCTGTCGATCAGGTTACGGATGAACCGGTGGAAGTTGGATGCGCAGGATCGACCCATGGATGCTGCTCAGATAATGTTACAGAGGCAACTGGACCAAACGGAGAAGGATGCGAAACTTGTGCCAAGGAACCGTTCGGATGTTGTCCGGATGGAAAAACACCGGCCCATGGTTGGAATAGGGAAGGATGCTGTTTGGAAACGCCATACGGATGCTGCCCCGACAATATCAATCCTGCCCGTGGACCTGGCTTGGAAGGCTGTGGATGTGAGTACTCACCATATGGGTGCTGTCCAGATAACACGACATCGGCGAGAGGTCACGACAATAGGGGTTGCGGCTGTCAGTATGCCGAATTCGGTTGCTGTCCAGATAAGGAAACAGAAGCCACTGGACCCGAATTCGCTGGATGCCCATGCCATGCATTCCAGTTCGGATGTTGCCCAGATGGCCTCACTGCGGCGAAGGGACCGCACAACCATGGCTGCCATTGCTCGTACAGCGAGTTCAAGTGTTGCTCAGATGGACAGACAGCTGCCCAGGGACCGAACTTCGAGGGATGCACATGCGCTACCAGCAAGTACGGATGCTGTCCGGACGGAGTCAACGAAGCCCAAGGTACTAAGTTCGAAGGATGTGAAGTCGTGCCCGAATCGCCACAGAAGGCATGCGTCCTCAAGAAGGATATGGGAACGTGCCACAACTACACTGTCAAGTACTTCTTCGATGTGGAATACGGAGGTTGTGGAAGGTTCTGGTATGGTGGATGTGACGGAAACAAGAACCGCTTCGACACAGCCGAAGACTGCAAGGATGTTTGCGAGATGCCCGAAGGAAAGGATAGATGTCAGCTACCGAAGATTCCCGGACCCTGCACTGGATATTATCCGATGTGGTACTACGATACGGACAGGAACACTTGCGCCCAGTTCACATACGGTGGATGTCTGGGCAATGCCAATCGGTTCGAAACGCTCGAAGAATGCAAGGGAACTTGCGTGGTGGATGATTCAGTCC CTCCATGTGATCAGCCACAGGAAGCCGGACCGTGCAATGGACAGTTTGAACGATGGTACTATGAGAAGGCAAGTGATTCTTGCGAGCCCTTCTTATTCGGTGGCTgcaaaggaaacaaaaataacTACCCAACGGAGAGTTCCTGTACCTATCACTGCAAGAAACCCGGAGTTCACAAGC CTAGCTGCACATTGCCAATGGAGGCTGGCAGTTGTGATGGCAAGCTGGCCCGTTGGCACTTTGCCAGGGATGATAATAAATGCATGCCCTTCTACTTCACCGGTTGTGGTGGGAATCATAATCAGTTTGTCTCGCTGGATGAGTGCGAAGAGCAGTGTCCACCGAAGGTCG AGAAAGACATCTGCTTCCTGCCGGCCGAGATTGGCGAATGCCAGAACTACACCGCCCATTGGTACTTCGACACGAAGGAGTCACGCTGCCGACAGTTCTACTATGGTGGATGCGGTGGCAATGGAAACAACTTTGCCGATGAACAGGCCTGCGTTAGTCGATGCGTCCATGGTGGCGAGAAACCGGCAGAACCTGTCCAACCGGAGCAACCACCTCACAGGGAGGAATTCGACAGTCGACTGTGCTTCCTGGAGGTGGACTCGGGTGATCGCAGTTGCCAGCAGCATGAACGACGGTACCATTATGACCGAAGCATGGGAACCTGCATGGACTTCACCTACACCGGATGTGGTGGCAATGAGAACAATTTCGTTAGCTATGAAGAGTGTGATGAGTCATGCGGACGAGTCGAAGATGCTTGCACGCTACGACCAGTGTACGGACGCTGTGCAGAGAATGAAACCCGATGGTACTACGATCAACGCAGCCAACGTTGTCACACGTTCTCTTACAGTGGATGTCAAGGTAATGCAAATAACTTCAACACGGAGCAGGATTGCGAACGACAATGCAGAGCTGAACCGGCCCCGGCACCTGAACAGGAGCGTGAGCCAGAACGCGTACCGGAACAGCCTGCACAACCCACAGGAAGTGTTTGCGATGAGCCATATGACTACGGTACCGGAGATAGTCCCATTATTCTGTACGTGTTCAACAAAGAGCGATCGTCGTGCGAACAGAACTACTACAGCGGAGAGGGTGGTAACGGAAACAGGTTTGACTCGCAGGAACAGTGCGAGCGGCAATGCGGGGAGTACCGTGGAGTCG atgTTTGTCAGGATGCCAAGGACGCTGGTCCCTGTGAGGAAACTATTCCCCGGTTCTACTACGACACACGAACGAGAACATGCCATCCATTCAACTACAGTGGCTGCGAAGGCAATGGAAACCGATTTGCCACGGCTCAAGAGTGCGAGTCGACTTGCGTGGATAAACATG TCGAAAACGAAGTCGATCCCTGCGAGAGCTACAACGAAGAGTGCCGACAGATCCATTGTCCGTATGGCATTGCCCGATCGTATGACCCAAGCAATGACTGTGAGAGATGCTCCTGTGAAGAGCCTTGTGCCGCTGTACGATGCCCAGCCGGTACCGAATGTGCCGTGGATCTACAGAGTGACTATCGCGACGGGGCCACTTTTGTGGCCATATGCCGTCCTACGAGCAAAGATGGCGAATGTCCTCAACTGGCTAACGCAACGGTTTGCCAGGATGCTTGCCGAACGGATGCCGACTGCCGCAGTGATAACAAGTGTTGTCAAGCTGGATGTGCTACGGTTTGTGTGCCGCCTGCAGAACAACCGCCGGTGGATTCAAGACCGTCTTATCCTACGGGAGATCCTGCTCCACCAGTATTAGATACGGTGCCAGAGGAAGAGCTCGATATCAAGTCCGAAGAGGGAGGCATTGCGATCCTGAGATGTTACGCCACTGGATTCCCACCGCCATCGATCCgttggaagaagggagaagttgTT TTGAACACCAATCAAGGACGATTCGTGCTAACGTCGAGCGGAGACCTGCAGATCGTTCAGCTTCATCGCACAGATAGTGGAACCTACGTTTGCATTGCCGACAACGGAGTAGGAGATCCAGTTTTCAGAGAGGTCAAACTGCAGGTGAACG ACCCTGTTCCACGGGATGCCTACATCGTGGGTGAACACAACGCTACCCAGGTGGTGGAATTGAACGAACCGGCAATGCTGCGCTGCCCTGCCGGTGGATATCCGAAACCTATCGTAACATGGTGGAGGGAAACCTTTATGATGCCGATCAAGCTAATCAATCGTGACTACTCACTCGAATTCACTCGTGTGCGACTATCCGATCTCGGTCCCTATGTTTGCCAAGCCTACTCTGGTGCTGGTAAGGGTATTTCCCGAACGGTTACCCTAAAGGCCTATGGACCTGTCCAGATTTCTGATCCGGTGGATGAAAAATATCTCCGCTATATTGTCCACGCTCGCCCCACCCATGCCCCTACCTACCGACCAAGACCACTTCCCCCACAATATCCTCGCCCAACTCCTCCGATAGTTCACACACCACCTCCCCCACCAGTTTATGTTCCAGAACCAG TGGCAGTAACGGCCCGCCAGGAGCTACCATACGGTACCCAATTCGCCCCGAACAGCAACATCACTATCGGATGTAAGGTCGATGGCTACCCGCGACCAACGGTGAACTGGTACAAAGACGGCCGAATCGTGGAACCCACGAACCGTATTCACATTGACGATGACCACACGCTGAACGTGTTTGGTGCCCTACCGACGGATTCGGGAGCGTACAAATGCCTAGCGCGGAACGAGCACTCCGAAGCATTCGAAGAAAACAATATCCGAGTGGAAG GTGTCTTCATCCCAACCGGCTGTACGGACAACCCATTCCTGGCCAAGTGCGCCCTGATCGTGCAGGCTCGCTTCTGCAACCACAAGTACTACGCGCGATTCTGCTGTAAGTCTTGCACGCTAGCAGGACAACTGCGCCATTGA